In the Ornithinimicrobium pratense genome, CGACCTGGCGCGCATCACCGTGGCCACCCATAGGCTGAGCCGCTTGATCACCAAGGAGACGGTCACCGCACCTCTGCGGGCGCGTTTCACTACGCCCGTGGGCCCTGGAATGGCCTCCGAGGTCAACGAGGAGGTCGCCACGGACCCGCACCACGACCCGCTCTCGCACGCGGTGGGGGAGTTGCTGACCTGCCCGTTCTGCATGGCGCAGTGGACCGCCACAGCGCTGGTCGGGGCCCACCTCGTAGCACCACGCCAGGCTCGTCTGGCCACCGCGGTCCTGACCGCCGTCGCCGGGGCCGACGCGCTGCACTTCCTCTACGCCTCGCTGGACCGGTTGCCGAAATCGGGCTGACCACCCTGCTCGGCTGCGGCGTCCCGGACGGCGTCCAAAAGTTCCGTTGCGCCCACGATGCGGAAGTGCCCCGAGGTCCGCAGGGGGACGTTGATGGCCCCCTCGAGCCGGCTGCCGCCGGGGATGTGCGGGTCGAAAGCGCCCCAGATCGACGTGATCCGCGCGTTGACCTCCAGCTGCTCCCCGAGCATGCGCAGCGTCTCGTCCCGGGGGGAGAAGGCCCGGATCGACCTCGCTAGGAAGTACCGGGCGTAGCGGGAGCCTGCGAACGGTGTGGCGATCGTGATCATCCGCGCGATCCGGCCCTCCGGGTCGGCGTGCAGCATCGCGTACTTACCGATCAGCCCGCCCTTGCTGTGCGCCACGATCAGCACCTCGCGCAGGTCCTGCTCCTGCAGGTATCCGGCGACGTGCTCGGCGCTGGCCGCGACGGGCGCGGTGTTCCAGCGCAACCGGGTGAGCACGTGCACGGGGTGGCCCAGGTCCCGCAGCAGGTCGGCGACCGGGCGCAGGAACTGCCAGCGCTCATAGATCCCCGGCAAGAGCAGGACAGGGGGAGCGCTGCCAGCCGGGTCCAGGTAGTCCGCGGGGTCGGAGCGGTCCAGCAGACCGCGGACCTGCCAGTGCACGACATACCGATAGTCGAGCAGCCAGGCCCAGGCGTTGCGGGCGAGCCGTCCAGGGGAGGTCACGGCGAGAGCGGACCGGCGGCGACCCGTGCCTGCGCCAGGATCTCCTCAGCGACGTCGTCCGGGCGGGAGTACATGGCCACGTGCGCGGCTCGGTCGAGGGTGACCAGCCGCGCGTCCGGGGCCAGCCGCTGCATCTGCTCGGCCCAGGACTGGGTCGCGATGGGGTCCCGCGTCCCACGCAGCAGGAGCAGGGGGGCCCGCAGTCGGGGGAGTGCCTCCTCGAGCCGGTAGCCGAGCATGATCGGCAGGGTCCTCAGGTACCACCGTGGGCCGGTGCGCACGTAGTCGCGCAGCACCGCGTAGTTGGCCAGCGGCGGCTCGCGCAGCGTGTCCAGCCCGAGGCGCGCGGCTTGCCGCCAGGCGGTGCGTGCCGAGGGGTCGACGACGCCGCCGATGCCGACCACGCAGGGGTAGAGCGCGGGCTCCTGCAGCGCTGCCTCCACCACGACCTGCACCCCCATCGAGTGGCCGACCAGCACCGGGCGGTCCAGCCCGGCCTGGCGGACGTAGGCGTTGAGCGTCGCGGCGTGGTCCTCGACCGACAACGGGGTGTCAGGCCGCGGTGCGCCGCCGAAACCGGGGAGCTCGACGACGTGCACACCACCGGTGTTGGCCAGCACGCGCGCCAACCGCGTGTAGTAGCGGGAGGAGACCCCGATGCCGTGCACCAGCACGAACTGTTGCCCCGTGTCGGAGTCGCCCTCGGGGCGTTTCACCAGCATGGTGCGGTCCTCGTGGCGGAACTCGTGGACCGTCCTCCAGTGCATAGGGGTCAGCCTACGGCCCGGTCGTGCCCGGGACCGACCGTACGACCGTCGGCCGACTCCGGTCCCGTCGATGGACCAGGAGGGAGAGGCCCAACAGGACGAGCCCGCCCACGGACAGTGCCGCACCGACCAGTGAGGGTGCGCGGAAGCCGTAGCCGGCCGCGATGACCAGCCCGCCGACGTAGGCGCCCAGGGCGTTGGCGATGTTGAGCGAGGAGTGGTTCATCGCCGCACCCAGGGTCTTGGCGGGGCCGGCGACCGTCATCAAGCGCAGCTGCAGAGCGATGACCCACGCGGAGCCAGAGACCGCGATGAGCGCGAGCGTTGCAAGCGCGGGCAGCATCCATCGCGAGGTCTGCCAGAACGTGAGCAGGGAGAGGCCGGACAGCAGCCCCATCAGCAGCAACGTGCGCAGCACCGACCAGTCACCGAGCCGACCGCCCAGCCATGTCCCGAAGACCGAGAACACGCCGTGGATCAGCAAGAACACCGGCACCCACGACCGGTCCAGCCCGGTCACCACCTCGACGGTGGGGGCGATGTAGGAGTACATGGCGAACATGCCGCCGAAGCCGACCGCTCCGATGAGCATCGTCAGCCAGAACTGCAGGCTGGCGAACGCCCGCAGCTCGGTGCGCCACGAGGCCGAACGCTCGGCCGGGAAGGCGGGCACCCACAGGCGCACGAGCACCGCCGTGAGCAGGCCGATGGCCGCGACCGCCCAGTAGGCGACCTGCCACCCGAGGACCTGGCCGGCCCAGGTGCCCAACGGCACGCCGGCCACCATGGCGATCGGCAGGCCGAGCATCACCGTGCCGACCGCCCGGCCGCGACGCCCCGGCGGGGCCAGCGCGACCGCCACCAGGGCGGCCAGGCCGAAGTAGGCACCGTGTGGCAGCCCGGCCAGGACGCGGGCCGCGAGCAGGGTGCTGTAGCCCGGTGCCAGCGCCGTGAGCGCGTTCCCGACGGCGAAGACGACCATGAGGGCCACCAGGACGCCGCGGCGGGGCAGCCGGGCCCCGCCGAGCGCGATCAAGGGTGCGCCGATCACCACACCCACCGCATACGCAGAGACCACGTGGCCCGCGGTCGGGATGTCCACCCCGACGTCCTCGGCAATCTGCGGTAGCAGCCCCATCGTGACGAACTCGGAGATGCCCACCCCGACACCGCCGAGCACCAGCGCGATCACGACCAGTGCCATATGACGGGTGCGGGGCGGCACCGACGGCGCGGAGCCGGGGCTGGTGGGCAGGGTCAACGAACAGGCCCTCTCTGGGGGCGTCACGACGATGGGGGGAGGCTGACAGCCTACGACCGGGGCCGCGCTTGCAATGACAGGCCCGCGGTGGTCCTCGCCTTCCCTCAACGGCGCGCACGGGGCAGGCCCGATCCTGTTGGATGTCGGTATGAGCACCGCACCCGACCCCCGGTCCGCTACACCCGTCCGCGTCATCCCCGACGACGAGCTGCAGCCGGGGGACCCCACGCCCGGAATGTCGCGACGGGTCGCCGGCCACGAGCAAGGGATGTGGACCGGCACGGTGGACACTGAGGCCGGCGCCGTCAGCGCTTGGCACCATCACGGGGAGCACGAGACGACGCTGTACGTGGTCTCCGGCCGGATGCGTCTGGAGTCCGGGCCGGAAGGCCGGGACGTCGTCGAGGCCGGCCCGGGTGACTTCATCCGCGTGCCCGCCGGCGCCGTCCACCGGGAGTCGAACCCGGCGGGGGAGACCGCACGTGCGGTGATCGTCCGCTGCGGCACAGGTGCTCCGACCATCAACGTGGACGGGCCCGCCGGGTCGAGCGCCGAAGGTCGGTGAGTGGCGCCCGTGACAGACTGTGAGCCCTTCGACCGTTCTTCCAGACCATCTGCACCGACGTCCTGACCAAGGAGTCCCATGGATCTCGCCGCCCCCATCATCGTCACCATCATCGTGGTGGTGGTGCTGCTCGTTCTGGCCCTGATCGCCGCGGTCTACGCCAAGGCCCGGTTCAAGATCGCCACCCCCGACGAGGCCCTCATCATTACCGGCCGCAAGAGCGGGACACCGGTGATCAACCCCGAGACGGGGGAGGAGAGCACCGACCTGTCCGGCCAGCGGGTGGTCATCGGTGGGGGCACCCTGGTCAAGCCCATCTTCGAGCAGGTGGCCCGGCTCTCGCTGGCCTCCCAGAGCTTCTCGGTGACCGCCGAGGACGCCACGACCAAGAGCGGTGTCGGGGTGACGCTGCGCAGCATCGCTGTGGTCAAGGTGGGCGGCACCGAGCGGATGGTGCGGGCCGCTGCCCAGCGCTTCGCGGGGCGCAGCCAGGAGCAGGTCATCGAGCAGCAGACCAGCGAGGTGCTCGTGGGTGTGCTCCGCACCATCGCAGGGACGCTGACCGTGGAGTCGATCCTCTATGAGCGCCAGGACTTCTCCAAGGAGGTCAAGGACATCGCCGTCCCGATGCTCGCCGAGCGCGGTCTGGTCCTGGAGAACTTCGAGATCCAGACGGTCGAGGACTCCGGGGACTACATCCGCAACCTGGGGCGTCCTCGGGCAGCTGCGGTGTCCCGGGACGCGGAGATCGCGGAGGCCCAGGCCCGTCAGTCGAGCACCGAGCGCTCCAACGAGGCTGCCGTGCAGATCGCGGAGTCGAACAAGGCGCTGGCCCTGCGCAACGCCCAGATCGCGCGTGAGACCGCTCAGGCCCAGGCCGTGGCCGAGGCCGCGAAGGAGCGGGCCGAGGCGGAGGCTCAGCAGGACGTCCTGGTGCAGCAGGAGCAGGTCGCCCAGAACCGCGCGGCACTGCGCGAGCAGGAGCTGCAGACCGAGGTCCGCAAGCCGGCGGAGGCCCGCAAGTACGAGGCGGCCCAGGAGGCCGACGCGCGCAAGTACGCCGCCGAGCAGGAGGCCGAGGCAGCCAAGACGACGGCCATCCGCAAGGCCGAGGCCGAGGCCCAGCGCACGATGGCGCAGGCCGACGCGGAGGCGGCGGCACTCCGGGCCCGGGCCGAGGCGGCCCTGGTCGAGCAGCAGCGTCGCGCGGAAGGTGCGCTGGCCCTGGCCCGCGCCGAGGCCGACGGTGTCCGGGCACGTGGTGAGGCGGACGCGGCCGCCGAGCAGGCCAAGGGTGAGGCTCGCGGTGCGGCCATCAAGGCCGAGGCCGACGCCTATCAGGCCTTCCCTGAGTCGGCGCGCCTGCAGATGGTGCTGGACGCGCTGCCGAAGATGGCGCAGCCCTACGCCGACGCCCTGAGCAGCATTGACGACATCACGGTCATCGACAAGGACGGCGCTTCCAGGCTCAGCGGCCAGGTCTCCACCGGCGTCCAGGAGCTGCGGGCCCTGCTCAAGGCGCAGACGGGGATCGACCTGCTCGATCTGGCGCGTGGGCGTGGGGCGCAGCAGGACACGGCGGGCGTGTCCACGCAGCAGACGTCGGCCGCCGACGACGGGGGAGAGTCCACCCCGTCGGTCGACGAGGTCGGCGCCGGGCACCCTAGCTAAGGCAGAGGATCCCGCCTGCCCACCCCAGCTGGCCACAGGGGCCAGTGGAGGCGTGGGCAGGCGGGTGGGGTGGCGAGTGTCCGCCGATGCTCAGAGGGTTCTGTCCAAGAGGAGCTGGTCGAGCTTGTCGTAGCCGTCCTGCCCACCGGACTCCATACCCGAGGCAAGCATGCCGTCGCGGGCCTCGAAGGAGTCGGCCAGGGAGAAGGAGTGCAGCCGGGTCCTGCCGTCACCCAGGTCCTCGCAGTGCAAGGTCTCCAGGGCGATGGACTCCGGCATCTCCTCCCAGCTGAAGGTCTGCACGATCCGGTCCTCGGTGACCAGTGCAAAGGTGCCGCGGAAGGCGTACTCCTCCTCGCCACGGCATCGCTCGGGTGCGAGTGGGCCAGGTGCCGCTAAAGGTGCTGGGGACGGACGAGGACGGTGACGTCGAGATCACCGACGCGGACCTGTGTGAGCCCACCCTGTTCGTGATCGGCGACGAGACCACCGGCCTGAGCGCGGGCTGGAGGGAGGCGTGCGGAGCGCTCGTGCGGATCCCGATGACGGGTATGGCCAGCTCGCTCAACGCCGCCAGTGCGGCGACTGTCGTCCTGTACGGAGCCGCCCGTCAGCGCAGGGCGCAGGTGGGGTAGCCGGCGCGCTGGGTCCGCGCGGGAGACCTACATATCCGGCTTGGTCGTATTCCTCCCCCTCGGCTCTATGACCAGCTCATGGGGCGGGTGGGGCAGCAGGGCCCTGTGTCTCGCGACCAGCGGCAATGTCGGACGCGCCGAAGGCTAGCGTCCTCCTGGCGGCATGACCGTATGCGACCGGGCCGGTTCTGCTTGGGCTGCCGCCCCGTACGATCAGTGACGTGCCGCTGCGAACCCTGCTCGTGATCGACGTGCAGCAGGCTTTCGACGACTCCGCGTGGGGAGAGCGCAACAACCCGGATGCCGAGACCCACGTTGGCGAGCTCTTGGCCGTATGGCGTGAGCTCGGCGCACCCGTCGTACACGTGCGCCAC is a window encoding:
- a CDS encoding MFS transporter gives rise to the protein MALVVIALVLGGVGVGISEFVTMGLLPQIAEDVGVDIPTAGHVVSAYAVGVVIGAPLIALGGARLPRRGVLVALMVVFAVGNALTALAPGYSTLLAARVLAGLPHGAYFGLAALVAVALAPPGRRGRAVGTVMLGLPIAMVAGVPLGTWAGQVLGWQVAYWAVAAIGLLTAVLVRLWVPAFPAERSASWRTELRAFASLQFWLTMLIGAVGFGGMFAMYSYIAPTVEVVTGLDRSWVPVFLLIHGVFSVFGTWLGGRLGDWSVLRTLLLMGLLSGLSLLTFWQTSRWMLPALATLALIAVSGSAWVIALQLRLMTVAGPAKTLGAAMNHSSLNIANALGAYVGGLVIAAGYGFRAPSLVGAALSVGGLVLLGLSLLVHRRDRSRPTVVRSVPGTTGP
- a CDS encoding cupin domain-containing protein; this translates as MSTAPDPRSATPVRVIPDDELQPGDPTPGMSRRVAGHEQGMWTGTVDTEAGAVSAWHHHGEHETTLYVVSGRMRLESGPEGRDVVEAGPGDFIRVPAGAVHRESNPAGETARAVIVRCGTGAPTINVDGPAGSSAEGR
- a CDS encoding alpha/beta fold hydrolase, which produces MHWRTVHEFRHEDRTMLVKRPEGDSDTGQQFVLVHGIGVSSRYYTRLARVLANTGGVHVVELPGFGGAPRPDTPLSVEDHAATLNAYVRQAGLDRPVLVGHSMGVQVVVEAALQEPALYPCVVGIGGVVDPSARTAWRQAARLGLDTLREPPLANYAVLRDYVRTGPRWYLRTLPIMLGYRLEEALPRLRAPLLLLRGTRDPIATQSWAEQMQRLAPDARLVTLDRAAHVAMYSRPDDVAEEILAQARVAAGPLSP
- a CDS encoding DUF1360 domain-containing protein, giving the protein MSGARPTRGRFERTVRAVLRQSADDERPLTGYVALGAGYALTAGVALVASTRNGTTGQPVSAGDLARITVATHRLSRLITKETVTAPLRARFTTPVGPGMASEVNEEVATDPHHDPLSHAVGELLTCPFCMAQWTATALVGAHLVAPRQARLATAVLTAVAGADALHFLYASLDRLPKSG
- a CDS encoding esterase/lipase family protein — protein: MTSPGRLARNAWAWLLDYRYVVHWQVRGLLDRSDPADYLDPAGSAPPVLLLPGIYERWQFLRPVADLLRDLGHPVHVLTRLRWNTAPVAASAEHVAGYLQEQDLREVLIVAHSKGGLIGKYAMLHADPEGRIARMITIATPFAGSRYARYFLARSIRAFSPRDETLRMLGEQLEVNARITSIWGAFDPHIPGGSRLEGAINVPLRTSGHFRIVGATELLDAVRDAAAEQGGQPDFGNRSSEA
- a CDS encoding flotillin family protein codes for the protein MDLAAPIIVTIIVVVVLLVLALIAAVYAKARFKIATPDEALIITGRKSGTPVINPETGEESTDLSGQRVVIGGGTLVKPIFEQVARLSLASQSFSVTAEDATTKSGVGVTLRSIAVVKVGGTERMVRAAAQRFAGRSQEQVIEQQTSEVLVGVLRTIAGTLTVESILYERQDFSKEVKDIAVPMLAERGLVLENFEIQTVEDSGDYIRNLGRPRAAAVSRDAEIAEAQARQSSTERSNEAAVQIAESNKALALRNAQIARETAQAQAVAEAAKERAEAEAQQDVLVQQEQVAQNRAALREQELQTEVRKPAEARKYEAAQEADARKYAAEQEAEAAKTTAIRKAEAEAQRTMAQADAEAAALRARAEAALVEQQRRAEGALALARAEADGVRARGEADAAAEQAKGEARGAAIKAEADAYQAFPESARLQMVLDALPKMAQPYADALSSIDDITVIDKDGASRLSGQVSTGVQELRALLKAQTGIDLLDLARGRGAQQDTAGVSTQQTSAADDGGESTPSVDEVGAGHPS
- a CDS encoding TrmH family RNA methyltransferase codes for the protein MRVGQVPLKVLGTDEDGDVEITDADLCEPTLFVIGDETTGLSAGWREACGALVRIPMTGMASSLNAASAATVVLYGAARQRRAQVG